In Eublepharis macularius isolate TG4126 chromosome 4, MPM_Emac_v1.0, whole genome shotgun sequence, the following are encoded in one genomic region:
- the CCNI2 gene encoding cyclin-I2 isoform X2: MQALVERRLGKGTDIPPLYYEKAVLWIGELSSLFQFCSGTFALATSILNRLLASVKAQLKYLQCIAIACLVLAAKINEEDEIIPSVKKLAVRSGCKCSPAEILRMERIVLDKLHWDLYTATSMDFLNIFHAMVMFKWAHLLNGLPQRNPSRHAAFLTKQLQHCMACHQLLQFKGSTLALVIITLELERLTPDWFPVITDLLKKAQIDSTQFIHCKELVDQHLLSFQPSNAVYIFNPASQKIQARLDERLFYCYSTDKKAMQIKQQARGSWAVPAVFTPRQARNHEDDMETDEFYDGFKYLYNEDGFPEAGQTSNDHPRQEESSTFCPPLEPAPEID, from the exons ATGCAAGCGCTTGTTGAAAGACGTTTGGGAAAG GGCACAGACATTCCTCCATTATATTATGAGAAAGCTGTTTTGTGGATTGGAGAATTAAGCTCACTGTTTCAGTTTTGCTCTGGAACATTTGCCTTGGCTACCAGCATTCTTAATCGGTTATTGGCATCAGTGAAG GCACAGTTAAAATACCTCCAATGCATTGCAATTGCTTGCCTGgttcttgcagcaaaaatcaATGAAGAAGATGAG ataaTACCATCAGTAAAGAAGCTTGCAGTGCGGAGTGGTTGTAAATGTTCTCCAGCTGAGATTCTGAGGATGGAAAGAATTGTACTTGATAAACTTCACTGGGATCTTTACACAGCAACATCaatggattttttaaacatt TTCCATGCCATGGTGATGTTCAAGTGGGCCCATCTACTAAATGGGCTGCCTCAGAGGAATCCTTCCCGCCATGCCGCATTCTTGACCAAACAGCTGCAGCACTGTATGGCATGCCACCAGCTGCTGCAGTTTAAGGGCTCCACATTGGCTTTGGTGATCATCACCTTAGAGTTGGAGAGGCTGACTCCTGACTGGTTTCCTGTGATAACTGATCTGCTAAAAAAAGCACAG ATTGACAGCACACAGTTCATCCACTGTAAAGAGCTTGTTGACCAGCATCTCCTGTCTTTCCAACCATCCAATGCCGTCTATATTTTCAACCCTGCCAGCCAAAAGATTCAAGCCCGCCTGGATGAAAGGTTATTCTACTGTTATTCCACAGACAAGAAAGCAATGCAAATTAAACAACAAGCCAGAGGGAGCTGGGCAGTCCCAGCAGTTTTCACGCCTCGCCAAGCCAGAAATCATGAAGATGACATGGAGACAGATGAATTCTATGATGGATTCAAATACTTGTACAATGAAGATGGCTTTCCAGAAGCTGGACAAACCAGCAATGATCATCCAAGACAAGAGGAAAGCAGCACTTTCTGCCCTCCATTAGAGCCTGCCCCGGAGATTGACTAG
- the CCNI2 gene encoding cyclin-I2 isoform X1, with translation MKCTGSTGSEEFAFVLEHALAREAEIWKVPVFQDFTLKGTDIPPLYYEKAVLWIGELSSLFQFCSGTFALATSILNRLLASVKAQLKYLQCIAIACLVLAAKINEEDEIIPSVKKLAVRSGCKCSPAEILRMERIVLDKLHWDLYTATSMDFLNIFHAMVMFKWAHLLNGLPQRNPSRHAAFLTKQLQHCMACHQLLQFKGSTLALVIITLELERLTPDWFPVITDLLKKAQIDSTQFIHCKELVDQHLLSFQPSNAVYIFNPASQKIQARLDERLFYCYSTDKKAMQIKQQARGSWAVPAVFTPRQARNHEDDMETDEFYDGFKYLYNEDGFPEAGQTSNDHPRQEESSTFCPPLEPAPEID, from the exons ATGAAGTGCACAGGATCTACAGGGAGTGAGGAATTTGCCTTTGTATTGGAGCATGCTCTAGCCAGGGAGGCAGAGATTTGGAAGGTGCCAGTCTTTCAAGATTTCACATTAAAG GGCACAGACATTCCTCCATTATATTATGAGAAAGCTGTTTTGTGGATTGGAGAATTAAGCTCACTGTTTCAGTTTTGCTCTGGAACATTTGCCTTGGCTACCAGCATTCTTAATCGGTTATTGGCATCAGTGAAG GCACAGTTAAAATACCTCCAATGCATTGCAATTGCTTGCCTGgttcttgcagcaaaaatcaATGAAGAAGATGAG ataaTACCATCAGTAAAGAAGCTTGCAGTGCGGAGTGGTTGTAAATGTTCTCCAGCTGAGATTCTGAGGATGGAAAGAATTGTACTTGATAAACTTCACTGGGATCTTTACACAGCAACATCaatggattttttaaacatt TTCCATGCCATGGTGATGTTCAAGTGGGCCCATCTACTAAATGGGCTGCCTCAGAGGAATCCTTCCCGCCATGCCGCATTCTTGACCAAACAGCTGCAGCACTGTATGGCATGCCACCAGCTGCTGCAGTTTAAGGGCTCCACATTGGCTTTGGTGATCATCACCTTAGAGTTGGAGAGGCTGACTCCTGACTGGTTTCCTGTGATAACTGATCTGCTAAAAAAAGCACAG ATTGACAGCACACAGTTCATCCACTGTAAAGAGCTTGTTGACCAGCATCTCCTGTCTTTCCAACCATCCAATGCCGTCTATATTTTCAACCCTGCCAGCCAAAAGATTCAAGCCCGCCTGGATGAAAGGTTATTCTACTGTTATTCCACAGACAAGAAAGCAATGCAAATTAAACAACAAGCCAGAGGGAGCTGGGCAGTCCCAGCAGTTTTCACGCCTCGCCAAGCCAGAAATCATGAAGATGACATGGAGACAGATGAATTCTATGATGGATTCAAATACTTGTACAATGAAGATGGCTTTCCAGAAGCTGGACAAACCAGCAATGATCATCCAAGACAAGAGGAAAGCAGCACTTTCTGCCCTCCATTAGAGCCTGCCCCGGAGATTGACTAG